Part of the Sphingobacterium sp. LZ7M1 genome, CCAGGAAGCAACCGCAGCCATTGAAGGATCTAAGAAAAAGATTGAATGGGGTTCCCAAATCCGTAACTATGTCCTGCATCCCTATAAATTGATCAAGGATTTAAGGACCAACACGGAAACCTCAAATACACAGGCCGTGCTGGATGGAGATCTGGATGAATTCCTGAAATCGTACCTGATGGAATTTGGAGGTTAATAAAGACTTTGAAATTGAGAATATAAAAAAGGGTTGGAATCATGATTCCAACCCTTTTTGTATTTCTATAATAATTGCTTAAAAAGCGTTTTTCCACATCATACTCTCAACAGGGCGAATGGTTTTGTTATTGTATTTCGCATTTCCCTTACTGTTGTACATGGTTTCGATATCACCTTCCACAACGAAGTAGATCAATTGCCCGATCGGCATTCCTGCATATACTCGGACTGGCTGTGCCACGGAAATCTCCAAAGTCCAAGTATTGCAAAAACCTACATCGCCTTTTCCTGCTGTTGCGTGGATATCAATCCCTAAACGGCCTGTGCTTGATTTCCCTTCCAAGAAAGGGACATGCCCGTGGCTTTCGGTATATTCTAAGGTCACCCCTAAATACAAGGTTCCCGGTTGGAGAACATAGCCTTCAGTTGGAATCTCAAAATGTTCGATCTCATTATGTTTCTTCGCATCTAGAACCTCATCCTTGTACCTTGCTAAATATTTGCCTAAATGAACATCGTATGAATTTGTTCCCAAACATTTTCTGTCGAAAGGTTCAATTACGATCATTCCCTTATCGATTTCTTCTAAAATTCTCTTATCTGATAATATCATATTCTGAAGCTAAACTACTGCTGATTAGCAGGATTCAAAAATACATTAAAAATAAATAAAAAACATATCTAAAGCTAAATACTAGTTACTAAACACTAAATTTGATTATGGCTTTAGCATATCTCAAAGAATTGGATGCGCACAGTCGCATTGCCTTGTGGAAAATTGAAGAAACTGAAGAGGAATTGGTTGCCATGCTGCAGCTTGATGAATCTGAACTTGCAAAACTTAGAAGTCTGGCAAAGGGAAAACGAAGCTTACACTGGCTGGCAACCAGAGTTCTCCTGCGCTATCTATTGCAGACACCTGACTATATCAGTTGTCCTTCCGATGCCAATGGGAAACCCTATTTACCAGACTTTCCTTACGAAATTTCATTGACCCACTCCTTTGACTATGCAGGGGTCATGTTGAGTTCTGCTGGCGCCTGTGGAATCGACCTAGAAATTGTAAAGGAAAAAGTGGTCAGGATAAAAAACAAATTTCTGAAACCTGAAGAACTGGCTTTTATCGAAGAGGAACAAGCGGTCGATCAATTATATGCGTGCTGGTGTGCCAAGGAAGCGGTCTATAAGCTACAAGGCAATAAAGGGGTATCATTCTACCATAACATTAGCATAGAGCCCTTTCATTATACACAGCAAGGCGTCATGAAAGTGATCCTCAGCAAGGATGATTCGACGAGAACCTTTGATGTATTCTATGAAAGATTTAATGAATATATGTTAGGCTACGTCGTTGAATAGTTCAACCCTATTTAAGGAAGGACACCGGTCTAAATACTAATTACTTACTACTAAATACTATGTCTGACCATCCTGCAATAAATCCTGTTTCAAGGAGAGCCTTTTATTTGATTTATAGATCCTAACGGCAATTAAGAAATAGGCCAACAACAATGGTCCGTAAACCAAGCCGATCAATCCAAATAAAGGCAACCCGATAATCACACCGACAACGGTAATGATCGGATGGATATCCCCTAGTTTCTTGGCGATCACCAATCGTAGTACATTATCGATATTGATCACTAATCCGAATCCCCAAGCCAGTAATCCTATCCCCTGCCAATTATGTCCATCGGCCAATAAAATGACTGCCGCAGGCACAAATATCAACGGAGGTCCCAAAAGTGGAATAAAAGAGAGGATGGCACATATTACGCCCCAAAATAAGGGATCCCTTGCTCCGAATATCCAAAATCCTACTGCCAAAAATGCCCCCTGTATGATGGCAATGATCGTTTGCCCGATAATGTTCGAGTAGGTAATGTTTTTCAATTCCTCCCCAAAAGTGACCGCATTTTCATCATCAAAAGGAAGATAATGAACCAATCCGCCCTCAAAGCCCTTATAATTGACAAACAGGAAATACAGCAGGAAATACATCACCGTGATCTCCAGGAATACATTAGCCGCACCACTCAAGGCAGAAGTCAGCAGTCCTCCTAAATAGGTTGAACTTGCTTCCAGTTGCTTTTCAATCAGATCAGGCTGTCCGAGCTTATCTCCCACAAAATGGTTGATGGCATCCATGATCTTTTTCACCCACTGTGGATTCTGTTGCAGTTCGATAGCTTTATCAAAAAGCATCTTTCCTATCCCTACAAAAGGTAAGACGATGATAAAGATGGAAAGGATAATGATAAAAATGGAAGATACCGGCTTAGGCCAATGCCATTTCTCGATCAGGAAGATATTTAGGTTCCTAAATAGGGTATACATGACCATGGTCCCTAAAAATGCCCCAAATATTCCCGAAGTAGCATATAATATAATTCCTCCTAATACAACGACAATAATTAGGATGATCACATTACGTTCCTTCTGCGAAAAAACATCGTTGTTGCTCATAATTGATTTTAAAATAAGATAACAACAAATTATTGATTTGGTTTAGAAACTTCTTTAAAATTTTTCAGTAATTCTTCTATTTCACAATCTGTAAGGGGATCTAATCAGCATCAAGGACTTAAAATAGTTTCTTCCAATCCATTTGATTTATAGTTTTTTTAGATGAGGAAATCCTTGATAAATTGTTCCCAATGCCGTAAGAAATTGCTGTCAGATTACCAGAAAATGAGCACATAATCAATACTTATGGCCTTTCCATGAAAGTTCCCTTAAAGTAGAACCAAATCTTACTCAAAACCCAGGGTATTAAACAATAATAAGCCCGTCCAGAATTGGACGGGCTTATTTAATATTTTCTTAGAGCAATGGATTTCTTAAAAATTCGGCTTTCTCTTCTCTAAAAAAGCATTCACGCCTTCCTTAAAGTCTTCGGAACCGAAGCATATTCCAAAATTATCGATTTCAACTTTATAGCCATCCTGCTGCTTATCCAAAGCACTGTTCACAGTTTGAATAGCAACAGCGACCGCTGATTTCGAGCGGGAATATATCTTATCCAAGATGTTTTGAGCAGTTTCTTCCAACTCATATAGTTCTACAACTTTATTAACCAATCCCCATTGATAGGCATCTTGGGCATCTATCATATCACCAGTTAGGATCATTTCTAAAGCCTTTCCCTTTCCAACTAGGTCAGTTAGGCGCTGGGTACCTCCATAACCAGGAATCAACCCCAAAGAAACTTCGGGAAGTCCCATTTTTGCAGAAGCCGCAGCGATCCGAATGTGGCAGCATAATGCCAATTCCAATCCTCCACCCAATGCAAAACCATTGATTGCAGCAATAACTGGCTTTGACAGATTCGCTATTTTATTCATCAGCTCATGCCCAAATTGCGACATAGCCTGTGCTTCCTCTTTGCTTTTTCCCAGAAACTCCTGAATATCCGCTCCAGCAACAAAGGCCTTTTGTCCAGCGCCAGTTAAGATCAGCCCTCTAACGGATTCATCAGCTTCAGCCTGACTCACTGCATCCTTTAATTCAGCAATCGTATCTCGATTCAAAGCATTTAATTTGCTTTCGCGATTAATGGTAATTAATGCTGTCTTGTTCTTGATTTCGAGGGTAATATTTTGATAGCTCATATTAGAAATTAATATTGATGGAAAATCTTACGCGTTCATTCCTGACATTTGGAAGGCCATTGTAGGTCAATCTTCTCACATATTCAACCTTCAACACATTTAAGATATTGTCAATGCCCACTGTACCTTCCCAATAGGGTTGACCGTTTGGAACATTCGTCAATATCTCACCTTCCTTATTATGGTCGAATTCAACCACATTATTACTAATATACGGGTTATTTTGGTCACTTAGCTTGCCATAGAACATCTGGGCTCCCCAGACCTCACGCAAATTCAACTTCTTGATCAAGGGAATCTTATTGAACAGGAAACCTTGCAACTGATGATAGACTCCAACCTTTACATACTTATCAGCCACAAACTCCATCGGGTTCATCATATCAAAATCAATTTCATGACGGTCCTCGCGCTGTTTAACATTCGGCAATTCCAACATGGTATATGGAAGTGTTCCCCAAATTTTACCACCGACTACCCTTAGATCTGCAAAACCAAGTTGATTCAAGAAGAAACGCTTGGATGCAGCAGCAGTCAGTTTATCATAGGCATAGGTCGTATTCCAGAAACCATCCAGACTATGGGTATAGGTCAGATTGAAAACCGGATGTTTTTCAATAATGGTCTTCCTATTTAAGTTGCGATAATAGAATTTCTCAAATGGTGCCCATCGCAAATCCACATGTGCCTCATTGCTTTGGATATGGGTCAACAATAAATCTGGATTTCCAGAATTAATTAAGCGTAAGTCGCCGACCGTATTTTGATTTCTATGAGTTATGCCTGTGGTGACACTAAAGTGGTTGCCAAACTCAATTACATGTTGCAGTTGATAAGCCCTCGTATCAAACCATTTTGTAGGCCTATTCTTCCGGATTGACCTGAAGAAACTATCGCCTTTTAAGAAACCAATCTGTTGACCAGGCTCCATGATATCATTCTGGATCGACCCTTCTAAATAATGGGCTGGAAAAGTTACCACAGAACTTCCATTTAAAGAAACTGCGGATCTTAAAAAATATTTCAATCGGGTATCATCCAGTCCATAGGCCACATAACCTTCAAAATAGGCCTTGTCCGTCAGGGCTTGCGTACTTCTCCCCCCTATCCTGAATCGGTTCCCTTCGATATTGTTTTGACTATACAGATATTCCAATGGACCGATTTCAAACATCCCCAGGTTATAAAACCCTTGGGACAAAAGATAACCTACGGCCAATATCGTCTTAAAGCTTTTCTTCTGGTTTAGGGTTTCAATATTCCGGTAGGTATTCTGTTCCGCATTATTCAATGCAATAGGCCTGTTGGGAATGGTAATATTTGCTTGAGGCAAGATTTCCGTCGGTGGACCTGAAAAGACATCATTCGGGAATTTCGTTCCTAAATGATAATTGTTGTTGATACTAACCCGATCAGCAAAGATCGTCTCACCTTTACGGATACCAAAAGCCAGAAAAGTCCTTGTGCTGTCCATTAGCATCACACCAGATTGATCCTTCTGATAATGAAAAGCAATTTCACCCTCCTTTACCCAGTTTAGATTGGTTTCCTCATTGATCTTGAGGTTTGCTTTCTTAACAGCATAGGTCCCATCCATACTGACCTGTAATATACCATTGAACAAAAGGTCCGTTTTATTTCTTGGTTCAAACTTCAATTGGATAAAATACCCTTCATCATTGAAGATGGTATCTGTTATGTAATACTTATAAAACAACTTTCCGTTGTCGGCAATGGGACTCAAGAACTGTTTGTTCAGGATATAGATACTTTCATCATAAACATCGACCTGCTGGAACATATAGTTCAGGAACTCCTGGATATTCGGATTGTTGATATAGCGTTGGTCAAATTCAGTCTTTCGGTGAGAGGTAATTATCTTTTTAAACTTCGATGGGTCCTTTTTTCCATAGACTTTGGCATTACTCTCTTCTAAATACAGAGAAAGCAGCTTTTTACCTTCATAACTGGTACTATCGATATTCCTGAACAAAAAGTTCAAACCCAACATTCCTTGCTTATTGGAAACCTTTGGATCTATGAACCCGAATTTAAGCTTATCATACTGATCAAACTCTAAACTATCCTTTCCAGATAACCTATTTTGATGCTTATGTCGAATGACCAGGTCTATCAGTTCAACAGCCTTATTGTTCTTGTTCCTATATTTA contains:
- the dcd gene encoding dCTP deaminase, with the translated sequence MILSDKRILEEIDKGMIVIEPFDRKCLGTNSYDVHLGKYLARYKDEVLDAKKHNEIEHFEIPTEGYVLQPGTLYLGVTLEYTESHGHVPFLEGKSSTGRLGIDIHATAGKGDVGFCNTWTLEISVAQPVRVYAGMPIGQLIYFVVEGDIETMYNSKGNAKYNNKTIRPVESMMWKNAF
- a CDS encoding 4'-phosphopantetheinyl transferase superfamily protein; its protein translation is MALAYLKELDAHSRIALWKIEETEEELVAMLQLDESELAKLRSLAKGKRSLHWLATRVLLRYLLQTPDYISCPSDANGKPYLPDFPYEISLTHSFDYAGVMLSSAGACGIDLEIVKEKVVRIKNKFLKPEELAFIEEEQAVDQLYACWCAKEAVYKLQGNKGVSFYHNISIEPFHYTQQGVMKVILSKDDSTRTFDVFYERFNEYMLGYVVE
- a CDS encoding AI-2E family transporter, producing MSNNDVFSQKERNVIILIIVVVLGGIILYATSGIFGAFLGTMVMYTLFRNLNIFLIEKWHWPKPVSSIFIIILSIFIIVLPFVGIGKMLFDKAIELQQNPQWVKKIMDAINHFVGDKLGQPDLIEKQLEASSTYLGGLLTSALSGAANVFLEITVMYFLLYFLFVNYKGFEGGLVHYLPFDDENAVTFGEELKNITYSNIIGQTIIAIIQGAFLAVGFWIFGARDPLFWGVICAILSFIPLLGPPLIFVPAAVILLADGHNWQGIGLLAWGFGLVINIDNVLRLVIAKKLGDIHPIITVVGVIIGLPLFGLIGLVYGPLLLAYFLIAVRIYKSNKRLSLKQDLLQDGQT
- a CDS encoding enoyl-CoA hydratase/isomerase family protein, which encodes MSYQNITLEIKNKTALITINRESKLNALNRDTIAELKDAVSQAEADESVRGLILTGAGQKAFVAGADIQEFLGKSKEEAQAMSQFGHELMNKIANLSKPVIAAINGFALGGGLELALCCHIRIAAASAKMGLPEVSLGLIPGYGGTQRLTDLVGKGKALEMILTGDMIDAQDAYQWGLVNKVVELYELEETAQNILDKIYSRSKSAVAVAIQTVNSALDKQQDGYKVEIDNFGICFGSEDFKEGVNAFLEKRKPNF
- a CDS encoding DUF5686 family protein; the encoded protein is MRSVPFFYFLCAFVLVFCLTVNLSLAQSVISGKVLDKDNKQAIAGATILDLTTKKATSADNNGNFSLSLESRSKQIEIRAMGFKTLIANIPDSLSNLVFELVHDANKIEAVSISHKSKYRNKNNKAVELIDLVIRHKHQNRLSGKDSLEFDQYDKLKFGFIDPKVSNKQGMLGLNFLFRNIDSTSYEGKKLLSLYLEESNAKVYGKKDPSKFKKIITSHRKTEFDQRYINNPNIQEFLNYMFQQVDVYDESIYILNKQFLSPIADNGKLFYKYYITDTIFNDEGYFIQLKFEPRNKTDLLFNGILQVSMDGTYAVKKANLKINEETNLNWVKEGEIAFHYQKDQSGVMLMDSTRTFLAFGIRKGETIFADRVSINNNYHLGTKFPNDVFSGPPTEILPQANITIPNRPIALNNAEQNTYRNIETLNQKKSFKTILAVGYLLSQGFYNLGMFEIGPLEYLYSQNNIEGNRFRIGGRSTQALTDKAYFEGYVAYGLDDTRLKYFLRSAVSLNGSSVVTFPAHYLEGSIQNDIMEPGQQIGFLKGDSFFRSIRKNRPTKWFDTRAYQLQHVIEFGNHFSVTTGITHRNQNTVGDLRLINSGNPDLLLTHIQSNEAHVDLRWAPFEKFYYRNLNRKTIIEKHPVFNLTYTHSLDGFWNTTYAYDKLTAAASKRFFLNQLGFADLRVVGGKIWGTLPYTMLELPNVKQREDRHEIDFDMMNPMEFVADKYVKVGVYHQLQGFLFNKIPLIKKLNLREVWGAQMFYGKLSDQNNPYISNNVVEFDHNKEGEILTNVPNGQPYWEGTVGIDNILNVLKVEYVRRLTYNGLPNVRNERVRFSININF